In one window of Candidatus Bathyarchaeota archaeon DNA:
- a CDS encoding folylpolyglutamate synthase/dihydrofolate synthase family protein: protein MTILEGDEVSGLEARYKEALEWIFSIKRFGSKLGLEYMGHLLELMDNPQEDFRSVHVTGTNGKGSTTAMVASILSKAGFRTGMFTSPHLSSFTERIQINGCQIPLDDVLKLVDEIRPLCKEMEIDPGLRHPTFFEIVTAMAFQYFSERRVDFAVIEVGMGGRLDATNVVKALVSVITNVGLEHTKVLGDTVLEIAEKKAGIVKKGGVLVTATQDDEVYVLLEEICSVVGSRIFRVGTDITFKRLSTNYEGQRFRLEGIRDKYKGLSLPLLGKYQLLNAAVAVGTVEALGFHGVNVPVEAIEKGLKNVEWPGRMEVVQRSPMVLLDVAKDIEAMKAVKEALLSEYTSEKLIAVVSISSDKKIPQMIAELSQVVDRYVITVHRVLGRAADPLLIVSEAHRHGKPSEIVPNVKEAIARAITLAGGNGMVIIVGSVFLVGEAREIWFESKNP from the coding sequence ATGACAATACTGGAGGGGGACGAGGTATCAGGATTAGAGGCACGATACAAAGAGGCCCTTGAGTGGATCTTTTCGATCAAGAGGTTCGGCTCCAAGCTGGGCCTAGAGTATATGGGGCACCTCCTAGAGCTAATGGATAATCCACAGGAGGATTTCCGGTCAGTTCACGTCACAGGAACCAACGGGAAGGGATCTACCACCGCAATGGTAGCCTCCATCCTCTCCAAGGCAGGCTTCAGGACCGGGATGTTCACCAGCCCCCATTTGTCTTCGTTTACCGAACGCATCCAGATCAATGGCTGCCAGATCCCCCTAGACGACGTACTGAAACTCGTGGACGAGATACGGCCCCTCTGCAAGGAGATGGAGATAGATCCTGGGCTGAGGCATCCGACATTTTTTGAGATAGTCACCGCTATGGCTTTCCAGTACTTTTCTGAGCGGAGGGTAGACTTTGCCGTCATCGAGGTGGGAATGGGGGGGAGACTCGATGCCACCAACGTCGTGAAGGCCCTGGTCTCCGTCATCACAAACGTCGGCCTCGAGCACACTAAGGTCCTGGGCGACACGGTGCTGGAGATCGCCGAGAAGAAGGCAGGGATAGTAAAGAAAGGGGGGGTCTTAGTCACTGCTACCCAGGACGACGAGGTCTACGTTCTATTGGAGGAAATCTGTTCAGTTGTGGGCTCCAGAATATTCAGGGTGGGCACCGATATCACATTTAAGCGTTTGAGCACTAACTATGAGGGGCAGAGGTTTAGGCTGGAGGGGATCCGGGACAAGTACAAAGGGCTCAGTTTGCCCCTCCTTGGAAAGTACCAACTACTAAACGCCGCGGTTGCTGTTGGTACGGTAGAGGCCCTCGGGTTCCACGGCGTCAACGTACCTGTGGAAGCTATTGAAAAGGGCCTCAAAAACGTGGAGTGGCCCGGGAGGATGGAGGTAGTTCAGAGGAGCCCCATGGTTCTTCTGGACGTAGCCAAGGATATCGAAGCAATGAAAGCCGTCAAAGAGGCCCTCCTGAGTGAGTACACCTCGGAGAAGCTGATTGCTGTTGTAAGCATCTCCTCAGATAAAAAGATCCCTCAGATGATTGCGGAGCTGTCCCAGGTTGTGGACCGATATGTGATCACGGTCCACAGGGTCTTAGGGCGGGCGGCTGACCCCCTTCTCATTGTTAGTGAGGCTCATAGACACGGTAAGCCGAGTGAGATCGTTCCAAATGTGAAGGAGGCCATCGCCCGGGCAATAACGTTGGCTGGAGGGAACGGCATGGTGATCATCGTGGGTTCAGTCTTCTTGGTAGGGGAAGCCAGGGAAATTTGGTTCGAATCAAAAAATCCATGA